From a single Flavobacterium sp. genomic region:
- a CDS encoding DUF4258 domain-containing protein, which translates to MKFKFRLAYYLFGLFLGGVFVMWFLKAKASDKGVEFCYFPNCRVLKDLRSKSLDIDTLAKKSLAEKWVTMEDIKQSLRYGDVDFSKSNESYRKGKIYVIEGKTTNNEEITITMVNYTNKVLLEKIEKK; encoded by the coding sequence ATGAAGTTTAAGTTTCGTTTAGCCTATTATTTATTTGGATTATTTTTAGGAGGTGTTTTTGTAATGTGGTTTTTAAAAGCAAAAGCAAGTGATAAAGGAGTTGAATTTTGTTACTTCCCGAATTGTCGTGTTTTAAAAGATTTAAGAAGTAAATCATTAGACATTGATACCCTAGCCAAGAAATCTCTGGCAGAAAAATGGGTTACAATGGAAGATATTAAACAAAGTTTACGCTATGGAGATGTAGATTTTTCAAAAAGTAACGAATCTTACAGAAAAGGTAAAATTTACGTTATCGAAGGCAAAACTACTAATAATGAAGAAATTACCATTACGATGGTAAATTATACAAACAAAGTCCTTTTAGAAAAGATAGAAAAAAAGTAA
- the lpxD gene encoding UDP-3-O-(3-hydroxymyristoyl)glucosamine N-acyltransferase: MKFTAAQIAGILEGEVVGNPNAEVFKLSKIEEGTEGSLTFLANPKYINYIYSTQATITIVNNTFEPEQEITTTLIKVEDAYKSFSKLLEYYNQVKLMKSGIEQPSVISEGVTYGSDLYLGSFCYVGKNVSIGDNVKIYPNTFIGDNVTIGDNCVFFAGVRIYSETVIGNRCTIHSGTIIGSDGFGFAPQEDGTYVKVPQIGNVIIEDDVEIGACTTVDRATLGSTVIRKGVKLDNHIQVAHNVEIGENTVIAAQTGIAGTTKIGKNCLIGGQVGFAGHLVIGDGVKIQAQSGIGKNLEAGEVVQGSPAFNYGDFAKSFVHFRNLPKIVSDLEDLKNTIK; encoded by the coding sequence ATGAAGTTTACAGCAGCGCAAATAGCAGGCATTTTAGAAGGTGAAGTAGTAGGTAATCCAAATGCAGAAGTTTTTAAATTGTCGAAAATAGAGGAAGGAACCGAAGGCTCATTGACGTTTTTGGCGAATCCTAAATATATAAATTATATTTATTCTACTCAAGCAACTATAACTATTGTAAATAATACTTTTGAGCCTGAGCAAGAAATAACAACTACTTTAATCAAAGTAGAGGATGCTTATAAATCATTTTCAAAGTTATTAGAATATTACAATCAAGTCAAATTGATGAAATCAGGAATTGAACAACCTTCGGTTATTTCAGAAGGAGTTACTTATGGTTCTGATTTATATTTAGGAAGTTTTTGTTATGTTGGAAAAAATGTAAGCATTGGTGACAATGTAAAAATTTATCCTAATACTTTTATTGGCGATAACGTTACAATTGGTGATAACTGTGTTTTCTTTGCAGGGGTTCGTATTTATTCCGAAACGGTTATTGGAAATCGTTGTACTATTCATTCGGGTACTATTATAGGTTCTGACGGATTTGGTTTTGCACCTCAAGAAGACGGAACTTATGTAAAAGTGCCACAAATTGGAAATGTAATTATTGAAGATGATGTTGAAATCGGTGCTTGTACAACCGTTGATAGAGCTACTTTAGGTTCTACAGTTATTAGAAAAGGAGTAAAGCTTGATAATCACATTCAAGTAGCACATAATGTTGAGATAGGAGAAAATACTGTAATTGCAGCTCAAACCGGAATTGCTGGAACCACCAAAATTGGCAAGAACTGCTTAATTGGTGGGCAAGTTGGTTTTGCGGGTCACTTAGTAATTGGTGATGGCGTTAAAATTCAAGCGCAATCAGGAATTGGAAAAAATTTAGAAGCAGGAGAAGTGGTTCAAGGAAGTCCAGCTTTTAATTATGGTGATTTTGCGAAGTCATTTGTTCATTTTAGAAATTTACCTAAAATTGTTTCCGATTTAGAAGACTTAAAAAACACAATTAAATAA
- the efp gene encoding elongation factor P, which produces MASTSDIRNGLCIKYNNDIYKIIEFLHVKPGKGPAFVRTKLKSLTNGKVLDNTFSAGHKIDEVRVETHTFQYLYAEGDQFHFMNNESFEQITLDKKVLDAPDLLKEGTNVMIQINAETEAPLSVDMPASIVLEVTYAEPGVKGNTATNATKPATVETGATVNVPLFINEGDKIKIDTASGNYMERVKE; this is translated from the coding sequence ATGGCAAGTACATCAGATATTAGAAACGGATTATGTATCAAATACAATAATGATATTTATAAAATTATTGAATTTCTTCACGTAAAACCAGGAAAAGGACCAGCTTTCGTAAGAACAAAATTAAAATCTTTAACGAATGGAAAAGTATTAGATAATACATTTTCTGCTGGACATAAAATTGATGAAGTACGTGTTGAAACACATACCTTCCAATATTTATATGCTGAAGGTGATCAGTTTCACTTTATGAATAACGAATCATTTGAACAAATTACGTTAGACAAAAAAGTATTAGATGCTCCCGATTTGTTAAAAGAAGGAACTAATGTAATGATTCAAATTAATGCAGAAACAGAAGCGCCTTTATCAGTTGATATGCCAGCTTCTATTGTATTAGAAGTTACATATGCTGAGCCAGGAGTTAAAGGAAATACAGCTACAAATGCTACAAAACCAGCTACTGTTGAAACAGGCGCTACAGTTAACGTTCCATTGTTTATCAATGAAGGTGATAAAATCAAAATTGACACAGCATCTGGAAACTATATGGAAAGAGTTAAAGAATAG
- a CDS encoding GIY-YIG nuclease family protein, whose translation MPYTVYILHSLTKDKFYIGYTANLTERIIRHNQKSKGFTGSTNDWILVYQEKFNSQSEAIQRERQIKNWKSKIKIKELIQKNSI comes from the coding sequence ATGCCTTACACAGTTTACATTCTTCACAGTCTTACTAAAGACAAATTCTACATCGGCTATACAGCCAATTTAACTGAACGAATTATTCGTCACAATCAAAAAAGCAAAGGTTTCACAGGTTCTACAAACGATTGGATTTTGGTTTACCAAGAAAAATTCAATTCACAAAGCGAAGCTATTCAGAGAGAAAGACAAATAAAAAATTGGAAGAGTAAAATCAAAATTAAAGAATTAATTCAAAAAAATAGCATTTAG
- a CDS encoding alanine dehydrogenase: protein MSIYSPFSKSQLLPQEEKLEVARHKSELFIGIPKETSYQERRICLTPDAVSSLVSHGHRVMLEAGAGESSSYTDKEYSEAGAEITQDTKKVLGCPMILKVEPPTLAELEMMNPQTIVISAIQLKTQKKEYFEALATKRITALAFEFIKDEDGSYPAVKSLSEIAGTASILIASELMIGENIGKGLLFGNITGVPPTKVVIIGAGTVAEYAARTALGLGANVKVFDNSITKLRRLQNTLNQRIFTSTIQEKSLLKALRRCDVAIGAMKGKNRAPIVVTETMVEHMKKGAVIVDVSIDTGGCFETSEITTHEKPTFIKNGVIHYCVPNIPSRYSKTASMSISNIISPFLLHIADDGGIETAIRCNRGLKHGIYSYHGVLTNKAIADWFNLEHRDIDLIVF from the coding sequence ATGTCTATTTATAGTCCATTTTCGAAATCTCAATTATTACCACAAGAAGAAAAGCTAGAAGTGGCTAGACATAAAAGTGAATTGTTTATTGGAATTCCAAAAGAAACATCATATCAAGAGCGCCGTATTTGTTTAACACCTGATGCTGTTTCTTCTTTAGTTTCTCACGGACATAGAGTGATGTTAGAAGCTGGCGCAGGAGAAAGTTCAAGTTATACCGATAAAGAATACAGTGAAGCAGGTGCCGAAATTACGCAAGACACCAAAAAAGTATTAGGTTGCCCAATGATTTTAAAAGTGGAACCACCTACTCTAGCTGAATTAGAAATGATGAATCCACAAACCATCGTTATTTCAGCTATTCAATTAAAAACACAGAAAAAAGAATATTTTGAAGCTTTAGCAACCAAAAGAATTACGGCTTTAGCATTTGAATTCATAAAAGACGAAGATGGCTCCTATCCTGCTGTAAAATCGTTATCAGAAATTGCTGGAACAGCATCCATTTTAATTGCATCCGAATTAATGATTGGTGAAAACATTGGAAAAGGGTTGTTATTTGGAAATATAACTGGAGTTCCGCCAACAAAAGTAGTTATCATTGGAGCAGGAACCGTTGCGGAATATGCAGCCAGAACCGCTTTAGGATTAGGAGCAAATGTAAAAGTGTTTGATAACTCAATTACGAAATTACGTCGTTTACAAAATACGTTAAATCAAAGAATTTTTACTTCTACTATTCAAGAAAAATCGCTTTTAAAAGCATTGCGTCGTTGCGATGTGGCTATTGGAGCAATGAAAGGAAAAAATCGTGCACCAATTGTTGTTACAGAAACTATGGTTGAACACATGAAAAAAGGAGCTGTTATTGTTGATGTTAGTATTGATACAGGAGGATGTTTTGAAACTTCAGAAATAACCACTCATGAAAAACCTACTTTTATCAAAAATGGTGTAATTCACTATTGTGTTCCCAATATTCCTTCTCGTTATTCTAAAACAGCTTCAATGTCGATTAGCAATATTATTTCTCCTTTCTTGTTACATATTGCTGATGATGGTGGAATAGAAACCGCTATTCGTTGCAACAGAGGTTTAAAACACGGCATTTATTCTTATCATGGCGTTCTAACCAACAAAGCTATTGCCGATTGGTTTAATTTAGAACACAGAGATATAGACTTGATTGTTTTTTAA
- the lpxA gene encoding acyl-ACP--UDP-N-acetylglucosamine O-acyltransferase has product MNQPLAYVHPGAKIARNVVIDPFTTIHNNVEIGEGTWIGSNVTIMEGARIGKNCNIFPGAVISAVPQDLKFGGEESLAVIGDNTTVRECVTINRGTVASGQTKIGKNCLIMATAHIAHDCHIGDNAIIVNGVALAGHVTVGNFAIIGGLAAVHQFISIGDHAMISGGSLVRKDVPPFTKAAKEPLSYVGINSVGLRRRGFSTDKIREIQDIYRILYQKNYNTTQALSIIEAEMEATPERDEILDFIRNSSRGIMKGYTSSI; this is encoded by the coding sequence ATGAATCAACCATTAGCTTATGTGCATCCAGGTGCCAAAATAGCAAGAAATGTTGTAATTGACCCATTTACAACCATTCATAATAATGTTGAAATTGGTGAAGGAACTTGGATTGGTTCAAACGTTACCATTATGGAAGGCGCTCGTATAGGTAAAAATTGTAATATTTTTCCAGGTGCGGTTATTTCTGCAGTACCTCAAGATTTAAAATTTGGAGGTGAAGAATCGTTAGCGGTTATTGGTGATAACACAACAGTTAGAGAATGTGTAACTATCAATAGAGGTACGGTTGCTTCAGGGCAAACTAAAATAGGTAAAAATTGTCTAATTATGGCAACGGCACATATTGCGCACGATTGTCATATTGGGGATAATGCTATTATTGTAAATGGCGTTGCTTTAGCGGGACACGTAACTGTTGGAAATTTTGCAATTATCGGTGGTTTAGCGGCTGTACATCAGTTCATTTCTATTGGTGACCACGCTATGATTTCAGGTGGTTCATTAGTAAGAAAAGACGTTCCTCCTTTTACAAAAGCGGCTAAAGAACCTTTATCTTATGTTGGAATTAACTCGGTTGGATTGAGACGCAGAGGATTTTCAACAGATAAGATTAGAGAAATTCAAGATATTTATAGAATACTATATCAAAAAAACTATAATACTACCCAAGCTTTAAGCATCATTGAAGCTGAAATGGAAGCTACTCCAGAAAGAGATGAAATTTTAGATTTCATTAGAAATTCTTCACGAGGAATCATGAAAGGCTATACTAGTTCAATATAA
- a CDS encoding bifunctional response regulator/alkaline phosphatase family protein, whose product MSQIKILWVDDEIDLLKPHILFLEKKNYHVTTCNNGQDAIDLFEENNFDVVFLDENMPGLSGLETLSELKEKKSSVPVIMITKSEEEYIMEEAIGSKIADYLIKPVNPNQILLSLKKNLDHSRLISEKTTLDYQKEFRKIAMDMAMVRTYGDWVELYKKLLFWELELENIEDQSMVEILESQKAEANMQFGKFIERNYEDWFQPKADKPFLSHEIFGELVAPEIRKKDKPILFIVIDNLRYDQWKAFESVVNNHYKLEKEVSYFSILPTATQYARNAIFSGLTPLDMEKKFPQYWKNDPDEGGKNLYEGEFLTEQLKRLGLNIKQEYYKITNFTSGKKLADNFKSLKNNDLTTIVYNFVDMLSHAKTEMDVVKELASNDKAYRSLTASWFKNSPLLDMIQQAQQLGFKLIITTDHGTINCKNPSKVIGDKNTSLNLRYKTGRSLTYEDKDVYAVKDPKKIGLPALNMSSSFIFAKNDLFLAYVNNYNHYVSYYRNTYQHGGISLEEMVIPFLVLEPR is encoded by the coding sequence ATGAGCCAAATAAAAATACTTTGGGTTGACGATGAAATTGATTTATTGAAACCACACATCCTATTTTTAGAAAAGAAAAACTATCATGTAACTACCTGTAATAATGGGCAAGATGCCATTGATTTGTTTGAAGAAAACAATTTTGATGTAGTATTTTTAGATGAAAACATGCCGGGTTTAAGTGGTTTGGAAACCTTATCAGAATTAAAAGAAAAAAAATCTTCGGTTCCGGTGATTATGATTACCAAAAGTGAAGAAGAATATATCATGGAAGAAGCCATCGGTTCTAAAATTGCAGATTATTTGATAAAACCTGTAAATCCAAATCAGATTTTATTGAGTTTGAAGAAGAATTTAGACCATTCGCGATTGATTTCCGAAAAAACAACTTTAGATTATCAGAAAGAATTTCGAAAAATTGCGATGGATATGGCAATGGTTCGTACCTATGGAGATTGGGTAGAATTGTACAAAAAATTATTATTCTGGGAATTAGAATTAGAAAATATCGAAGACCAAAGCATGGTGGAAATTTTGGAAAGCCAAAAAGCCGAAGCCAATATGCAATTTGGTAAATTCATCGAACGTAATTATGAAGATTGGTTCCAACCAAAAGCAGACAAGCCTTTTCTTTCTCATGAAATTTTTGGTGAATTAGTAGCACCTGAAATCCGTAAAAAAGACAAGCCTATTTTATTCATTGTCATTGATAACTTGCGTTATGACCAATGGAAAGCGTTTGAAAGTGTGGTAAACAATCACTACAAACTAGAAAAAGAAGTGAGCTACTTCTCTATTCTACCAACGGCTACGCAATATGCTCGAAATGCAATTTTTTCTGGTTTAACACCTTTAGATATGGAGAAGAAGTTTCCACAATATTGGAAAAACGATCCTGATGAAGGAGGAAAAAATCTATATGAAGGTGAATTTTTAACCGAGCAATTAAAACGTTTGGGATTAAACATCAAACAAGAATATTATAAGATTACCAATTTCACATCAGGAAAAAAATTAGCAGACAACTTCAAATCGTTAAAAAACAACGATTTGACTACTATTGTTTACAACTTTGTGGATATGCTATCGCACGCTAAAACCGAAATGGATGTAGTAAAAGAATTAGCTTCAAACGATAAAGCGTATCGTTCCTTAACGGCGAGTTGGTTTAAAAATTCTCCACTTTTGGATATGATTCAACAAGCACAACAACTTGGTTTTAAATTGATTATAACTACCGACCATGGAACTATCAATTGTAAAAATCCGTCGAAAGTTATTGGTGATAAAAACACGAGTTTAAATCTTCGCTACAAAACAGGAAGAAGCTTAACCTACGAAGACAAAGACGTTTATGCTGTGAAAGATCCTAAGAAAATTGGATTGCCAGCACTCAACATGAGTAGCTCTTTTATTTTTGCGAAAAACGATTTATTTTTGGCTTACGTTAATAACTACAATCATTATGTGAGTTATTACCGAAACACCTACCAACACGGAGGAATTTCATTAGAAGAAATGGTAATTCCGTTTTTAGTTTTAGAACCGCGTTAA
- a CDS encoding GIY-YIG nuclease family protein, whose protein sequence is MPYTVYILHSLTKDKFYIGYTANLTERIIRHNQKSKGFTGSTNDWILVYQEKFNSQSEAIQRERQIKNWKSKIKIQELIKKNSI, encoded by the coding sequence ATGCCTTACACAGTTTACATTCTTCACAGTCTTACTAAAGACAAATTCTACATCGGCTATACAGCCAATTTAACTGAACGAATTATTCGTCACAATCAAAAAAGCAAAGGTTTCACAGGTTCTACAAACGATTGGATTTTGGTTTACCAAGAAAAATTCAATTCACAAAGCGAAGCTATTCAGAGAGAAAGACAAATAAAAAATTGGAAAAGTAAAATCAAAATTCAAGAATTAATTAAAAAAAATAGCATTTAG
- a CDS encoding GIY-YIG nuclease family protein, whose translation MPYTVYILHSLTKDKFYIGYTANLTERIIRHNQKSKGFTGSTNDWILVYHEEFNSQSEAIQRERQIKNWKSKIKIQELIKNNSI comes from the coding sequence ATGCCTTACACAGTTTACATTCTTCACAGTCTTACTAAAGACAAATTCTACATCGGCTATACAGCCAATTTAACTGAACGAATTATTCGTCACAATCAAAAAAGCAAAGGTTTCACAGGTTCTACAAACGATTGGATTTTGGTTTACCATGAAGAATTCAATTCACAAAGCGAAGCTATTCAGAGAGAAAGACAAATAAAAAATTGGAAAAGTAAAATCAAAATTCAAGAATTAATTAAAAATAATAGCATTTAG
- a CDS encoding HD domain-containing protein: protein MSQTNKLKIFNDPIYGFITIPNTLIYDLIQHPYFQRLRRISQMGMSYLVYPGAHHTRFHHALGCMYIMQKAVQTLQFKGVSISEEEENALYIAILLHDIGHGPYSHAMEHSIVEEVHHEELSLLFMEQLNKEFEGKLGLAIQVFKGEYHRKFMLQLISSQLDMDRMDYLKRDSFYSGVAEGNINSERLIQMMNVQDDYLVIEEKGIYSVEKFLVARRLMYWQAYLHKTSVVAELILTKILKRAKELTQKGILLPCSESLQFFMQNKISLSDFDKSVLDKFSYLDDYDVMGAIKSWQFHDDFVLQSLCKMILNRDLLKIQITDDKPNKENLLAIRNKYIAMAGISDKEADYFVFKGKLKNQAYSKLSEPIRILKKDKTIEDVVEASDQLHLKALSKPVTKYFICFPKVVLEV from the coding sequence GTGAGCCAAACCAACAAACTCAAAATATTCAACGATCCAATTTATGGTTTTATTACCATTCCTAATACTTTAATTTACGATTTAATTCAGCATCCTTATTTTCAACGTTTGCGAAGAATTTCCCAAATGGGTATGTCGTATTTGGTTTATCCTGGAGCACATCATACTCGTTTTCATCATGCGTTGGGTTGTATGTATATCATGCAAAAAGCGGTTCAAACCTTGCAATTTAAAGGTGTTTCTATTTCGGAAGAAGAAGAAAATGCGTTGTATATTGCTATTTTGTTGCACGATATTGGTCACGGTCCCTATAGTCATGCTATGGAGCATAGTATAGTAGAAGAAGTCCATCATGAAGAATTATCGTTGTTATTCATGGAGCAATTGAATAAAGAATTTGAAGGTAAATTAGGATTGGCTATCCAAGTTTTTAAAGGAGAATACCATCGTAAATTCATGTTGCAATTGATTTCAAGTCAGTTAGATATGGATCGAATGGATTATTTAAAACGTGATAGTTTTTACAGCGGTGTAGCAGAAGGAAACATTAATAGTGAGCGTTTAATCCAAATGATGAACGTGCAGGATGATTATTTGGTCATTGAAGAAAAAGGAATTTATTCAGTAGAAAAGTTTTTGGTGGCTCGAAGATTGATGTATTGGCAAGCCTATTTACATAAAACCAGCGTGGTTGCGGAATTAATTTTGACCAAAATTTTAAAACGTGCTAAAGAATTAACTCAAAAAGGAATTTTATTACCTTGTAGTGAATCGTTACAATTTTTCATGCAAAACAAAATTTCCTTGTCAGATTTTGATAAAAGTGTTTTGGATAAGTTTTCTTATTTAGATGATTATGATGTAATGGGAGCTATTAAATCATGGCAGTTTCATGATGATTTTGTTTTACAATCGTTATGTAAAATGATTTTGAATCGTGATTTATTAAAAATTCAAATAACAGATGATAAACCCAACAAAGAGAATCTGTTAGCAATAAGAAATAAATATATTGCAATGGCTGGAATTTCTGATAAAGAAGCCGACTATTTTGTGTTCAAAGGAAAGTTGAAAAACCAAGCGTATAGTAAACTAAGCGAGCCGATTCGGATTTTAAAAAAGGACAAAACTATAGAAGATGTAGTTGAGGCTTCAGACCAATTACATTTAAAGGCTTTATCAAAACCCGTGACAAAATATTTTATATGTTTTCCAAAAGTGGTCTTAGAAGTATAG
- the tsaE gene encoding tRNA (adenosine(37)-N6)-threonylcarbamoyltransferase complex ATPase subunit type 1 TsaE, whose amino-acid sequence MTIIFSLDEITNVAKQILATHSLKKVITFHAQMGAGKTTLIKELVKELGVKDNSSSPTFSLVNEYRTFEGEIVYHFDLYRLNSEEEGYDMGLDEYFYSDNWCFIEWPEKTPNLIPIDHASITIKVMADGKRELVLKN is encoded by the coding sequence ATGACCATAATTTTTTCATTAGACGAAATCACAAACGTTGCCAAGCAAATATTAGCGACGCATTCCTTAAAAAAAGTCATTACTTTTCATGCGCAAATGGGCGCTGGAAAAACCACTTTAATAAAAGAATTGGTCAAGGAATTAGGCGTAAAAGATAATTCGAGCAGTCCAACCTTTTCATTAGTGAATGAATACCGCACGTTTGAAGGCGAAATCGTTTATCATTTTGATTTATATCGTTTAAATTCGGAAGAAGAAGGCTATGATATGGGATTAGATGAATATTTTTATTCCGATAATTGGTGTTTTATCGAATGGCCTGAAAAAACGCCCAATTTAATTCCAATAGATCACGCAAGCATTACAATAAAGGTTATGGCAGATGGAAAAAGAGAATTAGTATTGAAGAATTAG
- a CDS encoding UDP-3-O-(3-hydroxymyristoyl)glucosamine N-acyltransferase: MKFPKVYPLKEIAQIINCNYVGDADFPVHGMNEIHVVEPGDIVFVDHPKYYDKALQSAATIVLINKEVECPEGKALLISDDPFRDFNKLTKHFRPFQASHAAISDSALIGDGTVIQPNCFIGHNVQIGKNCLIHPNVTIYDNTVIGDNVMIHAGTILGADAFYYKKRPEGFDQLISGGRVVIEDNVGIGALCTIDKGVTGDTTIGAGTKIDNQVHVGHDTVIGKKCLIASQTGIAGCVVIEDEVTLWGQVGTTSGITIGAKAVVMGQTGVTKSIEGGKTYFGTPIEESREKLKQLANVKRIPEIFEKLKQNDK; this comes from the coding sequence ATGAAATTTCCAAAAGTTTATCCTCTAAAAGAAATTGCCCAAATTATCAATTGTAATTATGTGGGCGATGCCGATTTTCCAGTTCATGGTATGAATGAAATTCATGTTGTTGAACCAGGAGATATTGTATTTGTTGATCATCCTAAATATTATGATAAAGCCCTTCAATCGGCTGCTACTATTGTTTTAATTAATAAAGAAGTGGAATGTCCTGAAGGAAAAGCATTATTGATTTCAGATGATCCATTTAGAGATTTCAATAAACTTACCAAACATTTTAGACCTTTTCAAGCCTCACATGCTGCAATTTCTGATTCTGCATTGATTGGAGATGGAACGGTTATTCAACCAAATTGCTTCATTGGACATAATGTTCAAATTGGTAAAAATTGTTTAATTCATCCAAATGTTACTATTTACGATAATACCGTAATTGGTGATAATGTAATGATTCACGCAGGTACTATTTTAGGAGCTGATGCTTTTTATTACAAAAAACGTCCAGAAGGTTTTGATCAATTAATTTCTGGTGGACGAGTAGTTATTGAAGATAATGTAGGTATTGGCGCACTTTGTACCATTGATAAGGGAGTAACAGGTGATACAACTATTGGCGCTGGAACAAAAATAGATAATCAAGTACATGTTGGTCATGATACCGTTATTGGTAAAAAATGTTTGATAGCTTCACAAACTGGAATTGCTGGTTGTGTGGTTATTGAAGACGAAGTAACACTTTGGGGACAAGTAGGAACTACTAGTGGAATAACTATTGGCGCAAAAGCTGTAGTTATGGGACAGACAGGTGTTACAAAATCTATTGAAGGCGGAAAAACGTATTTTGGTACACCAATTGAAGAATCTCGCGAGAAATTAAAACAACTGGCCAATGTGAAACGCATTCCAGAAATTTTTGAAAAATTAAAGCAAAATGACAAATAG
- a CDS encoding bifunctional UDP-3-O-[3-hydroxymyristoyl] N-acetylglucosamine deacetylase/3-hydroxyacyl-ACP dehydratase produces MAKQTTIAAEISLKGVGLHTGQEVSMTFKPAPVNNGFTFVRVDLEGQPIIEADANYVVNTQRGTNLEKLGVMIQTPEHVLAALVGCDLDNVIIELNASELPIMDGSSKYFVEAIEKAGIVELEAERKVYVVKDVISFMDEATGSEITIIPSEEYCVTAMVDFGTKVLGTQNATMKGIKEFKKEIANCRTFSFLHELESLLNNGLIKGGDLNNAIVYVDKEISTETMENLKKAFNKDTITVKENGILDNLTLHYPNEAARHKLLDIIGDLSLIGTRIQGKVIANKPGHYVNTQFAKKMAKLIKIEERNNVPSYDINKEPVMDIHGIMDLLPHRPPFLLVDKILELSDTHVVGLKNVTMNEDFFVGHFPGAPVMPGVLQVEAMAQTGGILILSTVPDPENYLTYFMKIDNVKFKNKVLPGDTLFFKCDLISPIRRGICHMQAYAYANGKLVSEAELMAQIVKVK; encoded by the coding sequence ATGGCGAAGCAAACAACAATTGCTGCAGAAATATCATTAAAAGGTGTGGGTTTACACACAGGGCAAGAAGTTTCTATGACTTTTAAGCCAGCCCCAGTAAACAATGGATTTACATTTGTACGTGTGGATTTAGAAGGACAACCAATTATTGAAGCTGATGCAAACTATGTTGTAAATACGCAACGAGGTACTAATTTAGAAAAATTAGGTGTAATGATTCAAACACCAGAGCACGTATTAGCTGCTTTAGTGGGATGTGATTTAGATAATGTTATCATTGAATTAAATGCATCGGAATTACCAATTATGGATGGTTCTTCAAAATATTTTGTTGAAGCTATTGAAAAAGCAGGAATTGTTGAGCTAGAAGCTGAACGAAAAGTATATGTGGTTAAAGATGTAATTTCTTTTATGGATGAAGCCACTGGTAGTGAAATTACAATAATTCCATCTGAGGAATATTGTGTTACTGCTATGGTAGATTTTGGTACTAAAGTTTTAGGCACTCAAAATGCAACCATGAAAGGGATTAAAGAATTTAAAAAAGAAATTGCTAATTGTAGAACTTTTAGCTTCTTACACGAATTAGAGTCGCTTTTAAACAATGGATTAATTAAAGGTGGCGATTTAAACAATGCTATTGTATATGTTGATAAAGAAATTTCGACAGAAACGATGGAAAACTTGAAAAAGGCTTTCAATAAAGATACAATCACGGTAAAAGAAAACGGAATTTTAGATAATCTTACACTTCATTATCCTAACGAGGCAGCAAGACATAAATTATTAGATATTATTGGTGATTTGTCATTGATTGGAACTCGTATTCAAGGGAAAGTTATAGCAAACAAGCCAGGACATTATGTAAATACTCAGTTTGCAAAGAAAATGGCTAAATTAATTAAAATCGAAGAGCGTAATAATGTGCCTTCTTACGATATTAATAAAGAGCCTGTGATGGATATTCATGGCATCATGGATTTGTTACCTCACAGACCACCATTTTTATTAGTTGATAAAATTTTAGAACTTTCTGATACACATGTTGTGGGGTTGAAAAATGTAACTATGAACGAAGATTTCTTCGTAGGTCATTTTCCAGGTGCACCAGTAATGCCAGGTGTTCTTCAGGTTGAAGCCATGGCGCAAACAGGTGGTATCTTAATTTTAAGTACGGTGCCTGATCCAGAAAATTACTTGACTTATTTTATGAAAATTGATAATGTTAAGTTTAAAAATAAAGTACTACCAGGCGATACCTTGTTCTTTAAATGTGATTTAATTTCTCCTATTAGAAGAGGTATTTGTCACATGCAAGCATATGCGTATGCAAATGGAAAATTAGTTTCAGAAGCCGAATTAATGGCACAAATTGTTAAAGTAAAATAA